One Nicotiana tomentosiformis chromosome 4, ASM39032v3, whole genome shotgun sequence genomic window carries:
- the LOC138909906 gene encoding uncharacterized protein: MPYKVDQYAEMERQAKYKEEESVSEQLRALRKKMKNLQVARGSESLDYEDLCIHPEMDMPVGYKPLKFDIFDGTGDPHAHLSAYCDKLVGVGRNEKLRTKLFIKSLTGEALTWYTFQDPRNWRAWQDMAEDFMNRFQFNIEIPPDRFALVNLQKKSSESFKNMHVDEDQRPPGKPLLDDSELTKYFIRAIYFEKLMGIIGQKFPELVKMGDFLEEGIKSGKVQSMAALQASSKEIQSGSIGSGKKKNEEVSVIIPYYQSNPHH; the protein is encoded by the coding sequence ATGCCTTATAAAGTTGACCAATATGCTGAAATGGAGAGGCAAGCTAAGTATAAGGAGGAGGAATCGGTGTCTGAGCAATTACGAGCATtgagaaagaaaatgaagaaCCTTCAGGTTGCTCGAGGGAGCGAAAGTCTAGACTATGAGGATCTGTGTATCCATCCTGAAATGGATATGCCTGTAGGGTACAAGCCTCTGaagtttgatatctttgatgggacAGGTGATCCCCATGCACACTTGAGTGCCTACTGTGATAAGCTAGTTGGAGTAGGAAGAAACGAGAAGTTAAGAACGAAGTTATTCATAAAGAGTTTGACAGGGGAAGCACTTACTTGGTATACTTTCCAAGATCCAAGAAACTGGAGGGCATGGCAGGATATGGCGGAAGATTTCATGAATCGCTTCCAATTCAACATAGAAATTCCCCCTGATAGGTTCGCACTGGTAAACTTGCAGAAGAAGTCGTCCGAATCTTTCAAGAATATGCATGTCGATGAAGATCAGAGGCCGCCAGGGAAACCTCTGTTAGATGACAGTGAGCTTACTAAGTATTTCATCAGGGCTATCTACTTTGAGAAATTGATGGGCATTATAGGGCAGAAATTCCCTGAACTTGTCAAAATGGGAGATTTTTTAGAAGAAGGTATAAAATCCGGCAAGGTACAATCCATGGCCGCATTGCAAGCATCTAGCAAAGAAATACAATCAGGATCAATAGGTAGtggaaagaagaaaaatgaagaggTATCAGTAATTATTCCCTATTACCAGTCCAATCCACATCATTGA